The following coding sequences are from one uncultured Desulfobacter sp. window:
- a CDS encoding ABC transporter ATP-binding protein produces the protein MIILKVHHLWFEYNTGPVLKDVSLTASPGMVSGLLGPNASGKTTLFKCMNGILHPQAGRVCISGKPVSAIHRKDLAQIMAVVPQQTGAIFSFTARQMVVMAKASGLAMWQRPSKTDFAGAEKVLDEIGAGELAHRMFNDLSGGEKQMVLFARSLFQCPQVLLLDEPTAHLDFKNQHLILDMVRTVTKEKKLTTIITLHDPNLATRYCDDIVMLKRGEVCGHGPVRDVLNEDTIESVYGIKVLVKGSHRCNRLVIPRTNAAGDVLF, from the coding sequence ATGATTATTCTCAAGGTTCATCACCTGTGGTTTGAGTACAACACAGGTCCAGTATTAAAAGATGTCAGTCTGACAGCCAGCCCCGGTATGGTTTCAGGCCTGCTCGGCCCAAATGCATCGGGAAAAACAACCTTGTTCAAGTGCATGAACGGAATTCTTCATCCCCAGGCAGGCAGGGTTTGTATTTCCGGAAAGCCTGTATCCGCGATTCATCGAAAAGATCTGGCTCAAATCATGGCGGTGGTTCCCCAGCAGACCGGTGCCATCTTTTCCTTTACCGCCAGGCAGATGGTGGTGATGGCTAAAGCATCCGGCTTGGCCATGTGGCAGCGTCCGTCGAAAACTGATTTTGCCGGGGCCGAAAAAGTCCTTGATGAGATCGGGGCGGGTGAACTTGCCCATCGCATGTTCAATGATTTAAGCGGGGGCGAAAAGCAAATGGTCCTTTTTGCCCGGTCCTTGTTCCAGTGCCCTCAAGTTTTGCTTTTGGATGAACCCACCGCCCACCTGGATTTTAAAAACCAGCACCTGATCCTGGATATGGTCAGAACTGTGACCAAAGAAAAAAAATTGACCACCATCATCACCCTCCATGATCCTAACCTGGCCACAAGATACTGTGATGACATCGTAATGCTTAAACGCGGAGAGGTGTGTGGTCACGGTCCCGTCCGGGATGTGCTGAATGAAGACACCATTGAGTCGGTGTACGGTATAAAGGTCCTGGTGAAAGGTTCTCACCGCTGTAACCGCCTGGTGATTCCCCGGACCAATGCCGCCGGGGATGTTCTGTTCTAA
- a CDS encoding iron ABC transporter permease, with protein sequence MKYRLLYSACLLCLLLAALLALITGKYPMTPGILVRLCLSALGYKQVGFDLAGPALVLWSVRLPRILMAVLVGAGLSVSGAMFQGLFKNPLVSPGILGVSSGANFGAAIGLLFFSGSVWAIQASAFVWGLIAVGLTCQIGRRGDRSITTLVLAGVIVSALFMAGLSYIKCKADPLGQLPAIVFWTMGSFNSVSWTDVAFGGGLIAAGLLVCRSMSWGLNPLSMGEEEALALGLNVAARRAVYILLATLMVSAATAPCGTIGWVGLLIPHMARIFTGAEHDRLIPVCAVLGAIFMLIVDTLARTLPGGEVPVGILTAFIGAPCFGILLIRNKTTIWNNH encoded by the coding sequence ATGAAATATCGTCTTTTGTATTCTGCCTGCCTGCTGTGTCTGCTATTGGCGGCGCTCCTGGCTCTGATAACCGGTAAATATCCCATGACGCCCGGGATACTGGTGCGCCTGTGCCTCTCTGCTTTGGGGTATAAGCAAGTCGGATTTGACCTTGCCGGTCCGGCGCTGGTGCTGTGGTCCGTCCGCCTGCCCAGAATTCTCATGGCAGTTCTTGTGGGTGCCGGGCTCTCCGTATCCGGAGCCATGTTCCAGGGCCTGTTTAAAAATCCGCTGGTCTCCCCGGGTATCCTGGGCGTCTCTTCGGGAGCCAACTTTGGCGCGGCAATAGGCCTGCTCTTTTTTTCAGGATCAGTTTGGGCCATTCAGGCATCTGCCTTTGTCTGGGGACTCATCGCCGTGGGCCTGACCTGCCAGATCGGCAGGCGGGGCGATCGATCAATCACCACCCTGGTCCTGGCCGGGGTCATCGTTTCCGCCCTGTTTATGGCTGGATTATCATACATCAAATGCAAGGCAGATCCCCTGGGGCAGCTGCCTGCCATTGTGTTCTGGACCATGGGTTCCTTTAACAGTGTATCATGGACAGACGTTGCCTTTGGCGGCGGACTGATCGCTGCCGGCCTTCTGGTCTGCCGCTCCATGAGCTGGGGACTCAATCCCCTCTCTATGGGTGAGGAGGAGGCGTTGGCTTTAGGGCTTAATGTGGCTGCACGGCGGGCCGTATATATACTGCTGGCCACACTCATGGTTTCAGCCGCCACAGCCCCATGCGGCACCATTGGATGGGTGGGGCTCTTGATTCCACACATGGCCAGAATTTTCACAGGTGCCGAACACGACCGTCTTATTCCCGTCTGCGCCGTCTTGGGTGCCATTTTTATGCTCATCGTGGATACCTTGGCAAGAACGCTTCCCGGCGGAGAAGTTCCCGTGGGTATTTTAACCGCGTTTATTGGGGCACCCTGTTTTGGCATTCTTTTAATCCGCAACAAAACCACGATCTGGAACAATCACTGA